In the genome of Nonomuraea sp. NBC_00507, the window TCGAGCGGCGCGTCCAGGTCTGACGACAAGGAATGGCGGAGCAGCCGCGCTGCTCCGCCGCTCCTTCCTGGTCACTTGGCCAGCGGCTGGCCCTGCTTGTCCGTGAACTTGCCGATCAAGATCATGATGAAGTCGATCAGCACCCACACGCCGAGACCGCCGAGCGTGATGAGCTGGAGGATGCCCGTCCCGATCTTGCCGACGTAGAAGCGGTGCACGCCGAGCGCACCCAGGAAGAAGCAGAGCAGGACGGCCACGAGCCATGACTTGGTCATGAGGGATTGCCTTTCGGTTGGGGGGACCCGCCGGGAGCAGGGCATGGCATGGCGCGCCCGACCGGCGGTGCCTGCGGGAAGCATCGACCGCAGGGCATGAAACCTTAGCAAGATCCACGGGCCGTCGCATACGTTTCCGGATTTGTCGAGTTACTGAGGGTAAGTCGCGTTATTGGGTGAATAGGCGGAATATCACGGCCGGGCGGCCGCCGAAGCGCTCCGCCTCCTGGCGGGCGAAGCCCTCGATGAGGGTGCGAGCGTAGGTCTCGGGGTCCTCGTCGGTGAGAGCCTCGATGTACGCACGGTGCTCCATGAGCGACCGCACGCCCCGCTCCAGCCCGTCGGTGACGTCCACGGCGTGGGTGGGGGTGTCGCTGCCGGCGACGGCGACCCAGCGGACGCCGTTCCAGGGGGCTGCGTCGGTGTCCGGAAATATCCACCTATTGCCCGCATCTCCGGCGGCGTCCAGGACCGCCCGCCCCACCGCACGATGATCCGGGGTGTTCCAGTACGTGCCGCCCCACGTGTCGGCCGGGTTCAAGGTGATCACCAGCTCGGGGCGGTGCCTGCGGATGGCGGCGGCGATGTCCCTTCGGAGCGCGGTGCCGTACTCGATGACGCCGTCCCGATGGTCGAGGAACTCCACGCTGCTCACGCCGACCACGGCGGCGCTGGCCCGCTCTTCACGCTCGCGCATCACGCCGCTCTTGCCGGGGTCGAGCGTGTCGATGCCCGCCTCGCCCCTCGTGGCGATCACGTACGCGACCTCCCGCCCGGCGTCGGTCCAGATGGCGACCGCGGACGCGCAGCCGTACTCGAGGTCGTCGGGGTGGGCCACGATGGCCAGGGCGCGTTGCCAGTCGTCCGGCATGGGGTCGAGTTGATCGGTTGTCATGGCTCAACACCATAGGCAGCGCCGGCGTGACGCGGAACGAGGAGCGTCCGACGGCTCGGCGTACGACGCCGTCGCGCCTGCCGGTCGCCGCGCCCACCGGTGGTGGCGCCTGCCGGCGGCGTCTGCCCGTCGCCGCGCCCACCGGCCGTCGTGCCCGCTGGCGGCGTCTGCCGGTCGGCGCGTCCACCGGCCGTCACGCTGCAGGAAGGACCTCGGTCGATGACCGGACGCGCTCTGCGCACGTGTGCGGCGGCCCCGACGTGGGCCGCCCAGGTGTGGCGTGCCGGTTGTGTGGGCCGTCCGGTTGTGTGGGCCGTCCGGTCGTGTGGCGTGCCGGTCGTCGTGTGGTGCGGCGGTCGTGTGGCGTGCCGGTCGTGTGGTGCGGCGGTCGTGTGCTGTGCGGCGGTCGTGTGCTGTGCGGTTGTGTGGTGCGGCGGTCGTGCGGCCGGAGGTGGTCGTCGCCAGGTGTGCGAGGTAACCGTTCCGGCCGCAGGCGGACCGTGGTCTGCGTCGTGGTGGTCAGGGGGCCATGGTGGCGTCGTCGGCCGACGGGTCTTCGGCGCGGGCGGGGCGGCCCTCGCCCGGGAGGCGGACGTCGTCGACCGTCACGTTGACCTCCATGACCCGCATGCCGAGCATCCGGCTCACGCTCCTGGCCACGTTCATCTTGACCTCGGTGGCGACCTCCATCACCACGTGGCCGTACTCCACCACGATCGTCAGGCTCACGGCCACCTGACGGTCCTGGATCTGCGCGCTGACGCCCTGGGTGCCGCGCCGCGAGCCGATGCCGATGCGGTCGCGTACGGACTCGAAGGCGCGCGCCAGATCGCCGCCCATGTCGGCGACCCCGGCCACTTCGAGCGCCGCCAGGGCGGCGACCTTCTCCACCACCTCGTCGGCGACCTTGATCCGCCCCTTCACCATCGCGCCGGACGGATAAGGCGCTGTGGGCTCGGGGATAGGCCCGTCCGCCTGCAGCGCCGAATTGTCGGCGTTGTCGGTGTTCTCGGCTTCGGCGGGCGGTACGGAATGCTCTGCTAAAGCTTCGCTCATCACGGCCTCCTCTAGGCGAATGCTCAGGATTGTGCCGGAAGAGCATCCCGTTTGTCCGTGGTCCTATGCTGCTAGTTATGCACGATCAGGCAGGGGCAGGGGCCCCGGACAACTTCGACCGTCTGTGGACCCCGCATCGTATGGCCTACATCAAGGGTGAGAACAAGCCGACCGGCACCGGCCCCGACGACGGGTGCCCGTTCGACGCGATCCCCAAGATGAGTGACGAGGACGGCCTGATCGTCGCCAGGGGCCAGAGCGTCTACGCGGTGCTCAACCTCTACCCGTACAACTCCGGCCACCTGATGGTCGTCCCCTACCGGCACGTGTCCGACTACGACGAGCTGCGTCCGGACGAGCTGGTCGAGATGGGGGAGTTCACGCAGAAGTCGCTGCGGGCCCTGCGCAAGGCCAGCGGCGCGCAGGGTTTCAACGTCGGCATGAACCTCGGCCACGTGGCAGGCGCGGGCATCGCCGCGCACCTTCACCAGCACGTCGTCCCTCGGTGGGGCGGCGACACGAACTTCATGCCGGTCGTCGGCCAGACCAAGGTCCTGCCTCAGCTACTTCGTGACACGCGCCAGCTGCTCGCCGACGCCTGGGACTGACTGCTCCCGCCGCATGAGCACGCCGATGCCGGTGGCCAGCAGGAGTGGTATGGCCAGCGCCAGCGCCATCGACAGCACGGCCGCGCCCGAGTCGTTGACGAGCATGCCGACCACGCCGC includes:
- a CDS encoding Asp23/Gls24 family envelope stress response protein — protein: MSEALAEHSVPPAEAENTDNADNSALQADGPIPEPTAPYPSGAMVKGRIKVADEVVEKVAALAALEVAGVADMGGDLARAFESVRDRIGIGSRRGTQGVSAQIQDRQVAVSLTIVVEYGHVVMEVATEVKMNVARSVSRMLGMRVMEVNVTVDDVRLPGEGRPARAEDPSADDATMAP
- a CDS encoding HIT family protein; its protein translation is MHDQAGAGAPDNFDRLWTPHRMAYIKGENKPTGTGPDDGCPFDAIPKMSDEDGLIVARGQSVYAVLNLYPYNSGHLMVVPYRHVSDYDELRPDELVEMGEFTQKSLRALRKASGAQGFNVGMNLGHVAGAGIAAHLHQHVVPRWGGDTNFMPVVGQTKVLPQLLRDTRQLLADAWD
- a CDS encoding PIG-L deacetylase family protein is translated as MTTDQLDPMPDDWQRALAIVAHPDDLEYGCASAVAIWTDAGREVAYVIATRGEAGIDTLDPGKSGVMREREERASAAVVGVSSVEFLDHRDGVIEYGTALRRDIAAAIRRHRPELVITLNPADTWGGTYWNTPDHRAVGRAVLDAAGDAGNRWIFPDTDAAPWNGVRWVAVAGSDTPTHAVDVTDGLERGVRSLMEHRAYIEALTDEDPETYARTLIEGFARQEAERFGGRPAVIFRLFTQ
- a CDS encoding TM2 domain-containing protein; the protein is MTKSWLVAVLLCFFLGALGVHRFYVGKIGTGILQLITLGGLGVWVLIDFIMILIGKFTDKQGQPLAK